One genomic segment of Mycolicibacterium gilvum includes these proteins:
- a CDS encoding CAP domain-containing protein, which produces MQRYAVTPAVMLVTATTLLVTSPAASADNKRLNNGVFANIYTAQHQNGCTTEPRLDERLIEAARRHTFDVRDNRFVDGDIGSDGSTPQDRANAAGFQGKVAQTVAINPALSINGIEILNQWWHDAHARAIMQDCANTAIGVWSENSLDRSVVVAVYGQPGNAPIK; this is translated from the coding sequence ATGCAACGCTACGCCGTCACGCCAGCGGTGATGCTGGTTACCGCCACCACGCTGTTAGTGACCTCGCCTGCTGCCTCCGCTGACAACAAGCGGCTCAACAACGGCGTCTTCGCCAACATTTACACCGCTCAACACCAGAACGGCTGTACTACAGAACCCCGGTTGGACGAACGTCTCATCGAAGCTGCGCGACGGCACACGTTCGACGTGCGCGACAACCGTTTCGTCGACGGCGACATCGGTTCGGACGGGTCCACGCCGCAGGACCGAGCCAACGCGGCCGGCTTCCAAGGCAAAGTGGCCCAAACGGTGGCGATCAACCCCGCCCTGTCCATAAACGGAATCGAGATCCTCAACCAGTGGTGGCACGACGCCCACGCGCGCGCGATCATGCAGGACTGCGCCAACACGGCCATCGGAGTGTGGTCTGAGAACAGCCTTGACCGCAGCGTGGTGGTCGCGGTCTACGGCCAACCCGGCAACGCCCCAATCAAGTAA
- a CDS encoding mammalian cell entry protein, translating into MVGALLVVVLLIGLAAWSGYRAFESSRAEDQRNLFLQVGRQVALNLSTIDARNADTNVRRILDPTGTFHDDFQQRSQAFVELVRQAQSKSEGAVTEAGLESQQGNVARVPVALTVKTVTPGTPGGPPRSWRMRIHLQDDGVGTKASNVEFVP; encoded by the coding sequence ATGGTCGGTGCACTGCTTGTTGTTGTGTTGCTGATCGGTCTCGCGGCCTGGTCAGGCTACCGGGCCTTCGAGTCGAGTCGCGCGGAGGACCAGCGCAATCTGTTCCTGCAGGTGGGTCGTCAAGTGGCATTGAACTTGTCGACCATTGACGCGAGAAACGCGGACACCAATGTGCGACGTATTCTTGACCCGACCGGCACATTCCATGACGACTTCCAGCAGCGGTCTCAGGCATTCGTCGAATTAGTTCGGCAAGCGCAGTCGAAATCTGAGGGCGCGGTGACAGAAGCGGGACTGGAGTCCCAGCAAGGAAATGTGGCGCGGGTCCCGGTAGCGCTGACGGTGAAGACGGTGACCCCAGGTACACCCGGTGGGCCGCCGCGGTCCTGGCGCATGCGGATCCATCTACAAGATGACGGTGTCGGTACCAAAGCATCGAACGTCGAGTTCGTCCCGTGA
- a CDS encoding MCE family protein, protein MKDKLRPAVWRFAIFTVVCLMGAFAVMAIFSQLRFRPETTYRAEFTNVTGLEPNNLVRIAGVEVGKVKTISIEGPVALVEFSADDTVVLTQGTRASIRWADPIGGRYLALEEGVGGVGRLNAGQAIPVDRTEPALDLDTLLGGFRPLFRALNPAQVNALSAQLIQAFQGEGATISSFLSQAAMVTNTLADRDTLVQQVIDNLHSVLGSLGDQSSQFEKAVDSLSELVAGLAARRDDISNAVAYTNAAAGTVADLLQQARPPFQNTVHQMDRTAGNVVADHGYFDNLLNTLPDTYKALSRLGIYGDYFTFYLCDLLLKVNGKGGQPVYIKLAEQASGRCTPK, encoded by the coding sequence GTGAAAGACAAACTCAGACCGGCCGTGTGGCGGTTCGCGATCTTCACAGTGGTGTGCCTGATGGGCGCGTTCGCCGTGATGGCGATCTTCTCGCAGTTGCGGTTTCGCCCCGAAACGACCTACCGCGCCGAGTTCACCAATGTGACGGGTCTAGAGCCCAACAACCTAGTGAGGATCGCGGGGGTGGAGGTCGGCAAGGTCAAGACGATCTCCATAGAAGGCCCGGTCGCGCTGGTGGAGTTCTCCGCCGACGACACGGTGGTGCTCACCCAAGGCACTAGGGCTTCCATTCGGTGGGCTGACCCGATCGGCGGCCGCTACCTCGCCTTGGAGGAGGGCGTCGGCGGGGTCGGGCGCCTCAATGCCGGCCAGGCCATTCCTGTGGACCGGACCGAACCAGCGCTGGATCTGGATACCCTGCTAGGCGGGTTCCGGCCGTTGTTTCGCGCCCTGAATCCCGCGCAGGTGAATGCGCTGTCGGCTCAGCTGATACAGGCCTTCCAGGGTGAAGGTGCCACGATCAGCTCATTTCTCAGCCAGGCCGCCATGGTGACAAATACCCTCGCCGATCGAGACACCTTGGTACAGCAGGTGATCGATAATCTCCACTCCGTGCTTGGCTCTCTGGGAGACCAGAGTAGCCAGTTCGAGAAGGCAGTCGATTCACTGTCGGAGTTGGTGGCCGGCCTCGCAGCCCGTCGCGACGACATCAGCAACGCGGTGGCCTACACCAACGCCGCGGCCGGAACGGTTGCCGACCTCCTGCAGCAAGCCCGACCACCTTTTCAGAACACCGTGCATCAGATGGACCGCACGGCCGGGAACGTCGTCGCCGACCACGGCTACTTCGACAATCTGCTCAACACACTGCCCGACACCTATAAAGCGCTGAGCCGATTGGGCATCTACGGCGACTATTTCACCTTCTACCTGTGCGATCTGCTGTTGAAGGTCAATGGCAAAGGCGGACAACCGGTTTACATCAAGTTGGCCGAACAAGCGAGCGGACGGTGCACTCCGAAATGA
- a CDS encoding pyridoxal phosphate-dependent decarboxylase family protein has translation MDQHSAPVGTDDVYAALPRALELATEYLQGLPHRPVDAKTSYDQVVDALSGPLPDQGTNAVAVVERLAATLGPATIACAGPRYFGLVVGGTLPAALAADWLVSTWDQTAYSRMSSPAGAAIDAVTEQWVLDALGLPPRAAVGFVTGATAGNVVGLLSARHVLLARQGWDVEADGLAQAPRVRVLVGDEVHPSVLQALQMIGLGSRRVERVAVDAQGAMRADALADALAADSDPAIVCAQVGNVNSGACDPMSEIVAATHEHGGWIHVDGAFGLWASASPRLSAHVRGVELADSWSTDAHKWLNVPYDCGLAIVADPQAARSALGANTSYLPTSAEREPGVLVPEMSRRARAVPVYAAFASLGRQGLRQLIERCCEHARRLAETMQASDGFSVCNDVVLNQVLIRADDSDERTWHVAEHVRRSGEAWVAGTEWHGRAAIRVSFSNWATADDDVDRLAEALRQSLAAARKAQQE, from the coding sequence ATGGATCAGCATTCTGCCCCGGTTGGAACCGACGACGTGTACGCGGCTCTGCCAAGGGCGTTGGAACTGGCGACCGAATACCTCCAGGGTCTGCCACACCGGCCGGTCGACGCGAAGACGAGCTATGACCAGGTCGTCGACGCACTGAGCGGCCCGCTGCCCGACCAAGGTACGAATGCGGTCGCGGTAGTCGAGCGGTTGGCCGCCACTCTCGGTCCGGCAACCATTGCGTGCGCCGGCCCTCGCTACTTCGGCCTCGTCGTCGGAGGAACGCTACCCGCGGCGCTGGCTGCCGACTGGCTGGTTTCGACCTGGGACCAGACCGCGTACAGCCGGATGTCGTCGCCGGCCGGCGCTGCGATCGATGCCGTCACCGAGCAGTGGGTTCTCGACGCTCTCGGGCTGCCCCCGCGCGCGGCCGTCGGGTTCGTCACCGGAGCCACGGCGGGAAACGTCGTCGGGTTGCTTTCCGCACGGCACGTTCTCTTGGCGCGGCAAGGCTGGGACGTCGAGGCCGATGGGCTCGCCCAGGCGCCCCGTGTTCGCGTACTCGTGGGCGACGAGGTCCATCCCTCCGTACTGCAGGCGTTGCAGATGATCGGTCTTGGATCGCGCCGCGTCGAGCGCGTAGCAGTCGACGCACAAGGAGCGATGAGAGCCGACGCGCTCGCCGACGCGCTCGCCGCCGACTCCGACCCCGCCATCGTGTGCGCACAAGTCGGCAACGTGAACTCCGGAGCATGCGACCCGATGTCAGAGATCGTCGCGGCGACCCACGAGCACGGCGGCTGGATTCACGTCGACGGCGCATTCGGACTATGGGCTAGCGCATCGCCGCGACTGTCGGCACACGTCCGAGGTGTCGAGCTGGCCGATTCCTGGTCGACCGACGCACACAAGTGGCTCAACGTCCCCTACGACTGCGGCCTGGCCATAGTCGCCGATCCCCAAGCTGCCCGCTCCGCACTAGGCGCCAACACCAGCTATCTGCCCACAAGTGCCGAGCGCGAACCCGGCGTCCTGGTGCCCGAGATGTCCCGGCGTGCACGCGCGGTACCCGTCTACGCAGCATTCGCGTCGCTAGGCAGGCAGGGGTTGCGACAACTGATCGAACGCTGCTGCGAGCATGCCCGCCGCCTGGCCGAGACGATGCAAGCCTCCGACGGCTTTTCTGTATGCAACGACGTGGTGCTCAACCAGGTCCTGATCCGTGCCGACGACAGCGACGAGCGCACCTGGCATGTAGCTGAACACGTGCGACGCAGCGGAGAGGCGTGGGTCGCGGGAACCGAATGGCACGGTCGAGCGGCGATACGCGTGTCCTTCTCCAACTGGGCGACTGCAGACGACGACGTCGACCGTCTCGCTGAAGCGCTGCGGCAATCGCTGGCGGCGGCGCGTAAGGCTCAGCAGGAGTAG
- a CDS encoding MCE family protein gives MRLNRHTVIQLAIFSTVALVAGAVMLFGYFKAPVTWFGIGQYQVTVQLPQAAGLYKSGNVTYRGTKVGRVEGIHLTDTGVEAVLSLRSDVPIPSDLQAEVHSVSAVGEQYVALVPRSADAPPLKDGDVIPVSNSQVPPDINTLLDATNRGLQAIPRENLTTVIDESYTAIAGLGPEISRFVKGSTQLAIDARINLEPLTALIDQSQSVLDSQSQNSDAIDAWATNLATITSQLQDNDESVAALLEKGPAAADEARQLVDRLQPTLPVLLANLVSVNTVAIVYQPAIEQLLVLLPAGTAEFQGMSVPNMNTKQAYRGLFLDFNLNINIPPPCNTGFLPAQQQRTPTFEDAPDLGPGDMYCRIPQDSPFTAVRGARNYPCLATPGKRAPTAKMCESDEQYVPLNDGTNWKGDPNATLSGQAVPQLPPAPPPELPAPPPPPLATASYDPATGAYIGPDGHVYTQADLARSAPEEQTWQSMLIPPTEK, from the coding sequence ATGCGCCTGAACCGACACACCGTCATCCAGTTGGCCATCTTCTCCACCGTCGCCCTGGTTGCTGGCGCCGTGATGCTCTTTGGCTACTTCAAGGCGCCGGTCACCTGGTTCGGTATCGGCCAGTACCAGGTGACGGTGCAACTTCCACAGGCCGCCGGTCTGTACAAGTCCGGCAACGTCACCTACCGCGGCACCAAGGTCGGCCGCGTCGAAGGTATCCATCTCACCGACACCGGTGTTGAGGCCGTGCTGTCACTACGCTCCGACGTGCCGATACCCTCCGACCTCCAAGCCGAAGTGCACAGCGTTTCGGCAGTCGGCGAACAGTACGTCGCACTCGTCCCGCGCAGTGCCGACGCACCACCGCTGAAGGACGGCGACGTCATACCAGTAAGCAACAGCCAGGTACCACCAGACATCAACACGCTGCTCGACGCCACCAACCGGGGCCTGCAGGCGATCCCGCGGGAAAACCTCACCACCGTGATCGACGAAAGCTACACGGCCATAGCAGGATTGGGTCCCGAGATATCTCGATTTGTCAAGGGCTCCACCCAGCTGGCGATCGACGCCCGCATCAATCTGGAACCGCTGACCGCGCTAATCGATCAGTCCCAATCCGTGCTGGACTCGCAAAGCCAAAATTCTGACGCGATCGACGCGTGGGCCACAAACCTCGCGACCATCACCAGCCAACTCCAAGACAACGACGAGTCAGTGGCCGCACTCTTGGAGAAGGGTCCCGCAGCGGCAGACGAGGCCAGACAACTCGTCGACCGACTTCAACCGACCCTGCCGGTGTTGCTGGCCAACCTGGTGAGTGTGAACACCGTTGCGATCGTCTACCAGCCCGCCATTGAACAACTGCTGGTATTGCTGCCCGCGGGAACCGCCGAATTCCAGGGTATGTCTGTGCCGAACATGAATACCAAGCAGGCATACCGGGGTCTGTTCTTGGACTTCAACCTCAACATCAATATCCCACCACCGTGCAACACCGGGTTCCTACCTGCCCAGCAGCAACGCACGCCCACATTCGAGGACGCACCGGACCTCGGGCCCGGCGACATGTACTGCCGCATCCCGCAGGACTCACCGTTCACTGCCGTACGCGGCGCGCGGAATTATCCATGTCTAGCGACGCCCGGCAAACGCGCCCCCACCGCCAAAATGTGCGAGAGCGACGAACAATACGTACCCCTCAACGACGGCACCAACTGGAAAGGCGATCCGAACGCCACTCTGTCGGGACAGGCGGTCCCCCAACTGCCGCCAGCCCCCCCGCCGGAGCTGCCAGCGCCCCCGCCGCCGCCCCTCGCGACCGCCAGCTACGACCCAGCGACCGGCGCCTACATCGGACCCGACGGACACGTCTACACCCAAGCCGACCTCGCACGATCAGCCCCCGAGGAGCAGACATGGCAATCGATGTTGATTCCCCCGACAGAGAAATAG
- a CDS encoding MCE family protein, producing the protein MVLAALSACQWQGLNSLPLPGTEGGGPGAYVVTAQLPNVAYMEPNARVRVGDATVGNVTKIERQDWHALVTMKLNGDVDLPSNATAKVGQTSLLGSLHIELAPPTDIAPQGKLHNGSLIPLSRGGAYPATEQTLSAMSLLLNGGGLGQLQDITAAFSTAFAGREKDLKSLITQLDQFITKLNDQTGDIIAATESLNHLVGQIADQKPALDKALRTIPDALSVLREQRNNLADALDTFGKFSALTADTVNQTKDNLVKELRALGPVFESLANAGPDLTRSLSFLGTFPWPKETLTNWVRGDYANLTAIIDLTLSRIDSSFFTGTRWEGDLTELELQWGRTIGQLPSPYTSGNPLVVPYQHNQGP; encoded by the coding sequence ATGGTGCTCGCCGCGTTGTCGGCGTGTCAGTGGCAGGGCCTGAACTCGCTGCCACTGCCCGGTACCGAGGGCGGTGGCCCGGGCGCCTACGTGGTGACGGCGCAACTGCCCAACGTCGCTTATATGGAACCCAATGCACGTGTGCGTGTCGGTGACGCGACAGTCGGCAACGTCACCAAGATCGAGCGTCAGGACTGGCATGCGCTGGTCACGATGAAGCTCAACGGTGACGTGGATTTGCCCTCGAACGCCACCGCCAAAGTCGGTCAGACCAGCCTGTTGGGCTCACTACACATCGAGTTGGCACCGCCCACCGATATCGCACCGCAAGGCAAACTTCACAACGGTTCGTTGATCCCGTTGTCGAGAGGCGGCGCCTATCCCGCGACCGAGCAGACCCTGTCGGCGATGTCGCTGCTGCTCAACGGCGGCGGCCTGGGCCAACTTCAGGACATCACCGCGGCCTTCAGTACAGCATTCGCCGGGCGCGAGAAGGATCTCAAGAGCCTGATCACCCAACTCGACCAATTCATCACGAAGCTCAACGATCAAACGGGCGACATCATCGCCGCCACCGAGAGCCTCAACCATCTGGTCGGCCAGATCGCCGACCAGAAGCCCGCCTTGGACAAGGCGTTACGCACCATTCCCGACGCGCTCTCGGTTCTTAGGGAACAGCGCAACAATCTGGCTGATGCCCTGGACACCTTCGGCAAATTCAGCGCCTTGACCGCGGACACCGTCAACCAGACGAAGGACAATCTGGTCAAGGAGCTCCGTGCTCTCGGGCCCGTCTTTGAGTCACTGGCCAACGCCGGGCCGGACCTGACCCGCTCACTGAGCTTCCTGGGCACCTTCCCGTGGCCGAAGGAGACGCTGACGAACTGGGTTCGCGGTGACTACGCCAACCTCACCGCCATCATTGACCTCACTTTGAGCCGAATCGACTCTTCTTTCTTCACCGGCACCCGCTGGGAGGGCGACCTCACCGAACTGGAACTGCAATGGGGTCGAACGATTGGACAGCTTCCCAGCCCCTACACCTCCGGCAATCCGCTCGTCGTTCCCTACCAACACAATCAGGGGCCATAG
- a CDS encoding alpha/beta fold hydrolase gives MIPGVRERMISTNGVQLRTLEAGTPGGPLVVLAHGFPELAFSWRHQIGVLAAAGYHVLAPDQRGYGGSSRPAEVDAYAIDQLTADLIGLLDDAGVEKAAFVGHDWGSIVTWTLPLLYPQRVAAVAGLSGPPVPRPRRPPTDIWRDAAGANFSYLLYFQQPGVADAELSRDTATTVRRVLAAPHFDRDQLATMQRPGPHGYVDRLPEPTELPPWLPQDELDVYVGEFLRTGFTGALNWYRNFDRNWELTSRPPTSTITAPALFIAGADDPVLTFTRTDRSREVVTGPYREIIVPGAGHCIQQERPDIVNAALLDLLSTSTAS, from the coding sequence ATGATCCCGGGCGTGCGCGAGCGCATGATCTCCACCAACGGTGTGCAGTTGCGCACGCTGGAGGCGGGCACTCCTGGTGGTCCGTTGGTCGTGCTGGCCCACGGCTTTCCGGAGCTCGCCTTCTCGTGGCGCCACCAGATCGGTGTGCTCGCCGCCGCCGGGTACCACGTGCTGGCCCCCGACCAACGTGGCTACGGCGGATCCTCCCGACCCGCCGAGGTCGACGCGTACGCGATCGACCAACTGACTGCCGATCTCATCGGCCTGCTCGATGACGCCGGCGTCGAGAAGGCGGCGTTCGTCGGCCATGACTGGGGATCGATCGTCACCTGGACGCTCCCGCTGTTGTATCCGCAGCGCGTGGCTGCAGTAGCCGGCCTCAGCGGCCCGCCGGTACCCCGACCGCGCAGGCCGCCCACCGACATCTGGCGCGACGCCGCAGGCGCGAACTTCTCCTACCTTCTCTACTTCCAACAGCCCGGTGTCGCCGACGCGGAGCTGAGCCGGGACACCGCGACCACCGTGCGCCGCGTCCTCGCCGCACCCCACTTCGATCGCGACCAGCTCGCCACCATGCAACGCCCGGGGCCACACGGCTATGTCGACAGGCTCCCCGAACCCACTGAGCTGCCGCCATGGCTGCCACAGGACGAGCTCGACGTCTACGTAGGCGAATTCCTCCGCACCGGATTCACCGGTGCGCTGAACTGGTATCGCAACTTCGACCGCAATTGGGAGCTGACTTCTCGCCCACCGACCTCCACCATTACGGCCCCCGCCTTGTTCATCGCAGGCGCCGACGATCCTGTGCTGACGTTCACCCGCACCGACCGCAGCCGCGAGGTGGTCACCGGCCCCTACCGGGAGATCATCGTCCCCGGCGCCGGACACTGCATTCAGCAAGAGCGACCCGACATCGTCAACGCAGCACTGCTTGACCTGCTGTCGACCTCGACCGCGTCCTGA
- a CDS encoding IS256 family transposase, producing the protein MTVAQNIDLPTVLAERLTTTHPDVLRELLATFIHTLMGAEADALCGASYGERSTERTNSRNGYRHRQFDTRAGTLDLAIPKLRQGSYFPDWLLERRKRAERALTTVVATCYLLGVSTRRMDKLVETLGITSLSKSQVSVMAKELDAAVEAFRTRPLDAGPYTFVAADALVLKVREGGRVVNVHALIAVGVNAEGYREILGIDVTTAEDGAGWLTFWRALTARGLSGVKLVTSDAHAGLVAAIGATLPGATWQRCRTHYTTNLMAVTPKSSWPWVRTLLHSVFDQPDAESVAAQYDRIIDALDDKLPTVADHLEAARPDLLAFTAFPKQIWRQIWSNNPQERLNKEIRRRTDVVGIFPDRNALIRLVGAVLAEQHDEWAESRRYLGLDVLSKSRTVNDTPTEQEATPATLTA; encoded by the coding sequence ATGACCGTTGCCCAGAATATCGACCTGCCCACCGTGCTGGCCGAACGACTCACCACCACACATCCCGACGTGCTGCGCGAGCTGCTCGCCACGTTCATCCACACCCTGATGGGTGCCGAAGCCGACGCCCTGTGCGGCGCCAGCTACGGCGAACGCAGCACCGAGCGGACCAACTCCCGCAACGGCTACCGGCACCGCCAATTCGACACCCGCGCAGGCACATTAGATCTCGCGATCCCGAAGCTGCGCCAGGGCTCCTACTTCCCGGACTGGCTGCTGGAACGCCGCAAACGCGCCGAGCGGGCCCTGACCACCGTGGTCGCCACCTGCTACCTACTCGGTGTCTCGACGCGGCGGATGGACAAGCTCGTCGAAACCCTCGGCATCACCAGCCTGTCGAAGTCGCAGGTGTCGGTGATGGCCAAAGAGCTCGACGCCGCCGTCGAGGCCTTCCGCACCCGACCGCTCGATGCCGGCCCGTATACGTTCGTCGCTGCCGACGCCCTGGTGCTCAAGGTCCGCGAGGGCGGCCGGGTCGTCAACGTGCACGCGCTGATCGCGGTCGGGGTCAACGCCGAGGGCTACCGCGAAATCCTCGGCATCGATGTCACCACCGCCGAGGACGGCGCCGGCTGGCTAACGTTCTGGCGGGCTCTGACCGCCCGCGGCCTGTCGGGGGTCAAACTGGTCACCAGCGACGCCCATGCCGGGCTTGTCGCCGCGATCGGCGCCACGCTGCCCGGTGCGACGTGGCAGCGCTGCAGAACCCACTACACGACCAACCTGATGGCGGTGACCCCGAAGTCGTCGTGGCCCTGGGTGCGCACCCTGCTGCACTCTGTGTTCGACCAGCCTGATGCTGAATCCGTTGCTGCACAATATGACCGGATCATCGACGCCCTGGACGACAAGCTACCTACGGTCGCCGATCACCTCGAAGCGGCACGGCCGGATCTGCTGGCGTTCACGGCGTTTCCCAAACAGATCTGGCGCCAGATCTGGTCCAACAATCCCCAGGAACGGCTCAACAAGGAAATCCGCCGGCGCACCGACGTCGTCGGTATCTTCCCCGACCGCAACGCCCTCATCCGCCTCGTCGGAGCCGTCCTGGCCGAACAACACGACGAATGGGCCGAATCCCGGCGCTACCTCGGCCTCGACGTCCTGAGCAAATCACGCACAGTCAACGACACCCCGACCGAACAGGAGGCCACCCCGGCGACACTGACCGCCTGA
- a CDS encoding MCE family protein, translated as MKTFSERNPMILGAIGFALISGIVVLALQYQKLPFINSTQSYSAYFAEAGGLQAGAPVQVMGLRKGKVSRVELDGARVLIEFDLDDGVRLGDRTEAAIKTKSLLGAKFLEIAPRGDGELSQTIPIERTTAPYQLPDALGDLSGTISELNTTQVSDALDTLAQTFAHTAPDVRVAVDGVARFSETLNERDAQLRNLLANAAKATTVLAERSDQVVSLVANTNALLAQLQTQSSALDQISQNLSTFAQQLSGFIADNRAQLRPALDKLNGVLTIVDNRKGQVQQSIKYLNQYALSLGESVASGPFFKAYVANLLPGQFVQPFVDAAFSDLGLDPSVLLPSERTDPQVGQPGTPALPVPFPRTGQGGEPHLTLPDAITGKPGDPRYPYREPLPPPPPGGPPPGPPALVPPELAVTPVPTPAPVNEPAPGQTPSPSAPAPGPTTPAEAGQ; from the coding sequence ATGAAGACCTTCTCCGAACGCAACCCGATGATCCTCGGCGCGATCGGGTTTGCCCTGATCAGCGGAATCGTGGTGCTGGCCCTGCAATACCAGAAACTCCCGTTCATCAATTCGACGCAGAGCTACTCTGCGTACTTTGCCGAGGCGGGCGGGCTTCAAGCCGGCGCGCCGGTTCAAGTCATGGGCCTACGGAAAGGGAAGGTGTCGCGCGTCGAGCTCGATGGAGCACGGGTGCTCATCGAATTCGACCTCGACGACGGCGTGCGCCTGGGCGATCGAACCGAAGCCGCGATCAAGACGAAGAGCCTCCTGGGTGCCAAATTCCTCGAGATCGCACCCCGCGGCGACGGTGAACTATCGCAAACCATCCCCATCGAGCGCACCACCGCGCCCTACCAGTTGCCAGACGCGCTCGGCGACCTCTCGGGAACCATCAGCGAACTGAACACCACACAGGTGTCCGACGCGCTCGACACCCTCGCGCAGACGTTCGCGCACACCGCCCCCGACGTGAGGGTAGCCGTGGACGGCGTGGCACGATTCTCCGAGACGCTCAACGAGCGAGACGCGCAGCTGCGAAACCTGTTGGCGAACGCCGCGAAGGCCACCACCGTGCTAGCCGAGCGCAGCGACCAAGTGGTGAGCCTCGTCGCCAACACCAACGCCCTGCTCGCACAGTTGCAGACACAGAGCAGTGCATTGGATCAGATTTCACAGAACCTTTCGACGTTCGCTCAGCAACTGTCGGGTTTCATCGCCGACAACCGCGCTCAGTTGCGGCCCGCGCTGGATAAGCTCAACGGCGTGTTGACGATCGTCGACAACCGCAAAGGTCAAGTGCAGCAGTCGATCAAATACCTGAATCAGTACGCGCTGTCGCTGGGCGAATCGGTGGCTTCGGGCCCGTTCTTCAAGGCCTACGTCGCCAATCTGCTTCCCGGTCAGTTCGTGCAGCCCTTCGTAGATGCCGCGTTCTCCGATCTCGGGCTCGATCCCAGCGTGTTATTGCCCTCCGAGCGCACCGACCCGCAGGTCGGTCAGCCGGGCACCCCGGCACTGCCGGTGCCCTTCCCGCGCACCGGTCAAGGCGGCGAACCGCATCTCACGCTTCCCGACGCGATCACCGGAAAGCCCGGCGACCCCCGCTATCCCTACCGCGAACCTCTCCCACCTCCACCACCGGGCGGTCCACCGCCCGGGCCGCCGGCCTTGGTGCCCCCCGAACTTGCAGTCACACCGGTGCCCACGCCGGCACCAGTAAATGAACCGGCACCCGGACAGACACCCTCGCCCAGCGCACCTGCACCCGGCCCCACCACGCCAGCCGAGGCAGGACAATGA
- a CDS encoding virulence factor Mce family protein: protein MTNTRISRIALAIVLTMCLVAGVVVAVQMRTSIGKTLMVGYFDNSNGLYAGDEVRILGVPVGEIDTIEPQAQRVKISFWVDNKYKVPAGVTAAIVSPQLITSRAIQLTPAYTSGPVMDSGAVIPQERTAVPVEWDDLRTQLQTLTDMLQPTQPGGVSTLGAFINTAADNVRGQGVNIRDALIKMSQAFSIFGDHSQDIFGTIKNLSVLVSALQDSTTVLGQLNRNLAAVTALLADNPDQIGQAVADLSTAANDVQSFVADNRDALGTTTDKLSSISAAVIDSLDDIKQTLHIAPNAFQNFLNIYQPSQAALTGALALNNFANPITFLCGAIQAASRLNSEQAAKLCVQYLAPIVKNRQFNFPPLGENLFVGAAARPNELTYSEDWLRPDYVPPMAAVPSGGPPGPQPPAEAPLPAEAPAPTDPSAGLPGMMVPGGGS from the coding sequence ATGACCAACACGCGAATCAGCAGAATCGCCTTGGCGATCGTGCTCACGATGTGCCTCGTCGCGGGAGTTGTTGTGGCAGTGCAGATGCGCACCTCGATAGGCAAGACCCTCATGGTCGGCTACTTTGACAACAGCAACGGTCTGTACGCCGGGGACGAGGTGCGCATCCTCGGCGTCCCGGTCGGGGAGATCGACACGATCGAACCTCAGGCGCAACGCGTCAAGATCTCATTCTGGGTCGACAACAAATACAAAGTCCCCGCCGGCGTGACAGCCGCGATTGTGTCGCCGCAGCTCATCACATCGCGGGCTATCCAGCTCACGCCGGCATACACCAGCGGACCCGTGATGGACTCCGGCGCCGTCATCCCGCAGGAGCGTACCGCTGTTCCGGTGGAATGGGATGATCTGCGCACGCAGTTGCAGACGCTCACCGACATGCTGCAGCCAACCCAGCCGGGCGGGGTCAGCACCTTGGGTGCGTTCATCAACACCGCGGCGGACAACGTGCGCGGCCAAGGCGTCAACATCAGGGATGCGCTGATCAAGATGTCGCAGGCGTTCTCCATCTTCGGCGATCACAGCCAGGACATCTTCGGCACCATCAAGAACCTCTCGGTCCTGGTATCCGCTCTGCAGGACAGTACGACCGTGCTCGGGCAGCTGAACCGGAACTTGGCCGCGGTGACCGCATTGCTGGCTGACAACCCCGATCAAATCGGGCAAGCCGTAGCCGATCTCAGTACCGCGGCCAACGACGTACAGAGCTTCGTGGCCGACAACCGCGACGCCTTGGGCACCACGACGGACAAGTTGTCCTCGATCTCTGCGGCGGTCATCGACAGTCTCGACGACATCAAGCAGACGTTGCACATCGCGCCGAACGCGTTTCAGAACTTTCTCAATATCTACCAACCGTCGCAGGCCGCGCTGACAGGCGCGTTGGCGCTCAACAACTTCGCCAATCCGATCACCTTCCTGTGTGGGGCGATCCAAGCGGCGTCGCGCCTCAACAGTGAGCAGGCGGCCAAACTCTGCGTGCAATATTTGGCGCCCATCGTCAAGAACCGTCAGTTCAACTTTCCGCCACTGGGTGAGAACCTCTTCGTCGGCGCGGCCGCACGACCCAACGAGCTCACCTACAGTGAAGACTGGCTGCGTCCGGACTACGTCCCGCCGATGGCGGCCGTGCCATCCGGCGGGCCCCCGGGGCCGCAGCCCCCGGCCGAAGCGCCATTACCCGCGGAAGCGCCTGCGCCCACTGATCCATCGGCAGGATTGCCCGGCATGATGGTGCCCGGGGGTGGGTCGTGA